The Microvirga thermotolerans sequence TCGCTTCCCAAGACCGTCAGGTGGTCGGGCAGGCCGGCGGAGCCGAGGTAATCGATCGCCGCGGTGGTGACGACGTCGACCGCCGAATAACCCTGGTCACGCAAGTACGCGCGCAAAAGCAGCCTGACGGCGGCGAGGTCGCGCTCCAGGGGCTTCCTCAGCCGGGGTCCCATGTCCCCGCCACCCCTCTTGATCTGGTAGGCCCCGGCCCACGCGGCCTCTAGATCGATCACCACGATGTCGTGGGTGACGGAGCGGATCGCCGGCGTGTCGTAACGCAAGGCAATCCGCGCGAGAGCCTCCGGGCTGTTCGAGGCCACGAGGGAATCGCTTGCCGCGGTGATGGGGATGACAGGATTGTGGAGCACTTGGAAGCGCCCCGAGGCCTCCAGGGCTTCGATGATTGCACGCTCGAGCAAAAGCCCGTGTCGCTTGACGATCGAATTCGACACGCTGATCAGACGTGATAACTCGGGTCCGAGCAGTTCATCCAAGGGGAATTTGGTGGCGACGGCTGCGGCCACCGCCTCTCTCGTGGCCTTGAGAAGCGCGGCCATTTCTACGATCCTTCCACCCGTCATAGATTCGCTCCGAGGTACCCGACGTGGACAGCCCACGCTTTTCAGCACCAAAAGTGTCGTTCTGCACTTTTTATGTCAATCTTCACTTTTTGTGTCAGCCATGACCATTCGGGGTACCCAGTGCCGGGCGGCTCGGGCGTTGCTGGGATGGTCCCAGAGGGATCTTGCCGAGGCGGCCCACGTAGGGTTGCGCGTCCTGATGGCTTTCGAGAACAGTGGCAAGCTCCCCAAACCAGTCGTAATCATTGCCATCGAGAGAACTCTCTCGGATCATGGGATCGTGTGGACCGAGGACACGGACTGGGTTGGGGTGAAGATCCGGCGTAGCGTGCTGGACGCACTTCCTCCCCCCGAAAGCGAATAGGTCGGTCCGCTACAGCCGGCTGAGCAGCGCCTCAGAATGCGCCTCACCACAGTGTTGCCTGTCGAGAACGGAAAATCCCGCAGTCTCGCATCCGGATCGGCAGACGGTCTATCAGCGCCATCCTCGAAGACCTTCGTCATGACAGCGGTACGACCAACCGGTCCGCACCGCGAGCCACCATTGCCTTCCCGCATGTTCTGACTTCGCTCGGGAAGTTCCTATGGAGCTGCTCGCGCCACACAGGTGATCGAGCGACAACTCCCATGATGCCCTCGCCAAGCACCTGAGGGGCAAGTCGGTCCGGCGTCGGACGCGGTTGCCCGCGTCTATGACGGGCGCGTTTTCGGACCCGCGACCATGGGCAGGCACACGGAACCTGGGGCTCTGAACGGCATTCACCCCGAGCCTTGAGCGCCGA is a genomic window containing:
- a CDS encoding helix-turn-helix domain-containing protein is translated as MTIRGTQCRAARALLGWSQRDLAEAAHVGLRVLMAFENSGKLPKPVVIIAIERTLSDHGIVWTEDTDWVGVKIRRSVLDALPPPESE